Genomic DNA from Leucobacter triazinivorans:
CTGATCGCCGATGCCGCGGGTCTCGTGCGGGTCGCGCAGGACGGCGGGCAGACCCGAGCCGTCGAGGCGAACGGTGTTCCGGCGCAGCCCGTCACGGTCGACGGCGAGCGGTACGCGGCCTGGCTCGGGCAGAACGCGGGGGTGCTCTGGAGCGACTCCGGCGGCGAGCGTGCGCTGCGCCTCGACGAGGCCGTGCAAGACGCGGGGGAGTTGCGCCCGGTATTCCGATCGAACGGCTCGCGGGCGGTGCTCAACGAGATGCGCACAGGAATGCTGTGGACGCTCCCCGACGGCGCGCTGATCCCGCTCTCGCAGTGGAGCCTCTCCGACCCTCCGCAGGAGGATCGCGGGGTCGTCGTGGTCGAAGAGGTCGCCGAGCAGGTGGCGCCCACCGCCGTCGACGATGCGTTCGGAGTGCGGCGGGGCGAGAGCGCGCCGGTGCCAGTGCTGCTCAACGACTTCGATGCCAACAAACGGGATGTGCTGACGATCGTGCCGGAATCGCTCGGCGACCATCCGCTGCCCGAGTCCTTCGGCACCCTGCAGCTCATGCCGGACGGGCAGTCGTTCACGGTGCACCCCGCGGCCGATGCGAGCGGAACGGCGACGTTCGGATACCGGGTCACCGACGGCGCGCTCCAGTCCGAGACGGCGACCGTGACGCTCACCGTGGTGGGAGACGAGACGAATACCGCCCCGGCGTGGTGCCCGGTGGAGGGGTGCCAGCGCGAGTGGCGGGTCCCGGGCATCGCACCGGGCGGCACCCTGGTCTACCCGGTGCTCGAGGGCTGGGTCGATCCCGAGGGCGACGTCATGATGCTCGCGGGCGCCGAACCGGTGCGCACCGATGATCCGGTGCGCGCGATCGTCACGGCCGACGGCCGTCTCGCGGTGCGGCACACCGATCCGAACGCCGGCGCATCCGACGTGTCCCTGCGCCTCTCGGTGCGCGACGGGCGCGGAGCCGAGGCGCAGCGCGAGCTGACGATCGCGGTCGATCCAGGTGCGACACCGGAGTTCACGCCGATGGCGACCACAGTGAAGACGGGCGCCGCCGCGACGATCGAGCCGCTGGAGCGGGTGTCTGGCGGATCCGGTTCGTACGCCCTGCTCGACGCCGTCGACCCGAGCGGTGCGCTGCGGGTCAGCACGAGGACCGCGACCGGAGCCGTCGAGATCGAGGCCGCCGAGGCGGGCTCCGCCACGGTGACGGTCACGATCCGCGACACCGTGACGTCGGCGGAGACCACGGGGCAGCTGCGCGTGACGGCGACCCCGGCCGGACCGTCGCTCGCGCTACCCGCGCTGCGGGCGTTCGTGCGGCCGCTCGCCGACTCGACCGTCGATATCCTCGACGCGATTCCCGGCGCGTCATCGCGCGCGCTGTCGGTCGAGAGCGCGGTGGTGCTCGACGGCGAGCTGCGCGCCGACGTCATCGAGCACGCGCAGGTGCGCGTCGCGGGCGGCACCCCGGATGGAACCGCCGGCCGGATCGGTGCGGTCGACGTCACGGTGGCCGAGGGAGACGCGCGTGCGCGCGGGCGGCTCACCGTATTCCAGGTCCCCGAAACCGGCTCCACCGGGGCGATCGCCGTCGCCGACACCGCCGTGGTGCGCGCGGGCTCGGTGGTCGACATCCGCGTGCTCGACAACGACGTGGCGGCCCCCGGGGAGCGCCTCGTGCTGCATCCCGACATCGTCGGCTCGGGCGCCGCGGGCGAGCTCGCCTTCGCCTCCGGGCGGGTGCTGCGGTACCTCGCGCCGGAGGAGCCCGGCACGTACCGGCTCAGCTACACCGCGTTCGGTGCCAGCGACCCGGCTGCGGGCGACCTGGGCTCGGTGATCGTGACGGTGCTCCCCGCGGGATCGAACCGCGACCCGCAGCCCGAGACGCTCACGGTGCGCGTGAGCCCGGGCCAGACCTCCTCTGCAATCGCGCCGCTCTCCGGTGTCGATCCCGACGGCGATCGCGTGCGTCTCGTGAGCGTCGACGAGGATGCGGGCGGCGGGGTCTCCGCCACCCTCGACGAGACGGGAACCGGCTTCCGGGTGAGCGCGGCGGGCGACGTCGCGACGGGAGAGACCCGTCTGTCCTACGCCGTGCGCGATTCGGAGGGCGCCACCGGCATCGGCACGCTGCGGGTGATCGTGGTGCCGGGATCCGACGCCGGCGCGATCATCGCCTCCACCGACTACGTGCGCCTGACACCGGAGAGCGAACCGGCGGTCGTGCGCCCGCTCGACAACGACATCGATCAGTCCGGGGGCAGGCTGACGATCGAGTCAGTCGTGCCGAACGTTGCCGGCGGCGCGAGCGGCGGCGAGGCGGCGCGCCTCGCTGCGCGGATCGATCTCTCCGAGATCGCGCAGGGACGCGTGACGGTGCGCCCGGGGGTGGATCTCGGCACCGTGTCGTATCGCTACACGATCCGCTCGGAGACGACCCGCAGCACGGCCGACGGGCTCATCGTGGTGCAGACGTCCGAGCGCGTCGGTGCGCAGGCGCCGTCGATCTCCGACACCGTGCTCAACGTGCGGGATCGCGCCGAGCTCGCGGCGGGCGGGGTCGACGTCGTGACCGACAAGGTGCGGTGGGCCACCGGCGACGTCTCCACGCTGCAGCTCTCGCTCTGGACGGGCTCGGGCGACGACTACCGCGTCTCGGGATCGCGGATCTCGGGCGAGTACCGACCCGCCGGAGACACGGTCGTGTTCCGGCTCACGGGGGTCGACGCCTCGGGCGATCGCGTCTCGTCGTACGGGCTGTTGATCATCCCTCCGCTCGACGAACTGCGGCTCACGCTGCGACCGGGGGCGCCGCCCATCACGGTCGACGAGAATGCGCAGGAGGAAGTCGCCGTCGGCGATCTCGTCGACGCCGGAGCTGGGGACCGGGTGGAGCTGCGGCGGGGCGACTTCGCCGTCGGACGCCCGCAGGCCGCGTGCGAGGCGATCTCGGCGGATCGACTGCGCTACACCGCCGGGCGCGAGGCGCCGTGGAGCGACACCTGCCTCATGCAGGTCCGTCTCGTCGGCCAGCGGGCCTGGACCACGCTGCCGGTGGCCGTCGTCATCGTGCCCAGAGAACCGTCCGTGCAGGCCTCCCCGCTGACCCGCACCGTCGATCCCGGGGCGCGCGCGGAGATCGCGCTCGCCGACATGGTGGCCTGGCAGGGCGGCCGGGAGGGCGAGCTGTCGCGCCTGCGGTTCGAGGTCTCGGGCGCCACGTCGCTCTTCACGGTCGTGCGCAACGGCGCGACCCTCGAGGTCGAGGCCCGAGCCGACGCGGTGCCGGGCAGCCAGGAGGCGCTCTCGGTGTCGATCACCGGTGCCGGGGAGTCCCGCGCGCCGCTCACGCTGCGCGTGGGCCAGGCGCCCAGGGACCTGCCGCGGGGCGGCACGGTCGCGCTCCAGTGCACGGTCGGCGGCGCTTGCGAGACGCAGCTCGTCGGCGTCGCGGGAGAACACGATCCGTTCGCGGGAAAGAGCGGGGGAGGGCTCCGCCTCGCCGCGGTGAACGGCGCCGGCTGCGCCTACGGCGACTTCACCCGGGTCGGGGAGTCCGGCGTGTCGGTCTCCTGGCCCGGCGGGCCGGAGGTGGGCGGCACGTGCCGGGTGGGCTTCACGGTGATCGACGCGCAGGGACGCACCGGCGACGGCACCATCGAGTTCGACGCGCAGGGCATCCCGAGCCGCCCGAGCATCCAGCAGACCGGCTACACGAGCGACAGTGCGAGCTTCACGGTGACCCTC
This window encodes:
- a CDS encoding Ig-like domain-containing protein, which gives rise to MTGRARMLRRAQWWVAGTVIFALVATVAVISNGYDARETPREEPGVWVAREAGQYARVNTDTGELDLVRKVSDPSEVVQSGARGAVLAGGNGRAWALDPADPVDLGDAEPAAAGADASEQAAAGSSSETDAVDSAGADPAADTAAGGPAEVRLPEGTREVLSAGRFVALRTEAGEVYAGDLAPESGSGPVRSFDLGDASTEDLEARLASLVRIDPSGGEAERGDADESGADAQAADARAAAIALTETGVLAVLTEGDGVLSRYDLDSRSALGETRVPQEARAAGSPQLSIVGDDWVLLDGESGELWREGGARVALDLQGEPRLQAGDSGRGAGGAPRADRDVLIADAAGLVRVAQDGGQTRAVEANGVPAQPVTVDGERYAAWLGQNAGVLWSDSGGERALRLDEAVQDAGELRPVFRSNGSRAVLNEMRTGMLWTLPDGALIPLSQWSLSDPPQEDRGVVVVEEVAEQVAPTAVDDAFGVRRGESAPVPVLLNDFDANKRDVLTIVPESLGDHPLPESFGTLQLMPDGQSFTVHPAADASGTATFGYRVTDGALQSETATVTLTVVGDETNTAPAWCPVEGCQREWRVPGIAPGGTLVYPVLEGWVDPEGDVMMLAGAEPVRTDDPVRAIVTADGRLAVRHTDPNAGASDVSLRLSVRDGRGAEAQRELTIAVDPGATPEFTPMATTVKTGAAATIEPLERVSGGSGSYALLDAVDPSGALRVSTRTATGAVEIEAAEAGSATVTVTIRDTVTSAETTGQLRVTATPAGPSLALPALRAFVRPLADSTVDILDAIPGASSRALSVESAVVLDGELRADVIEHAQVRVAGGTPDGTAGRIGAVDVTVAEGDARARGRLTVFQVPETGSTGAIAVADTAVVRAGSVVDIRVLDNDVAAPGERLVLHPDIVGSGAAGELAFASGRVLRYLAPEEPGTYRLSYTAFGASDPAAGDLGSVIVTVLPAGSNRDPQPETLTVRVSPGQTSSAIAPLSGVDPDGDRVRLVSVDEDAGGGVSATLDETGTGFRVSAAGDVATGETRLSYAVRDSEGATGIGTLRVIVVPGSDAGAIIASTDYVRLTPESEPAVVRPLDNDIDQSGGRLTIESVVPNVAGGASGGEAARLAARIDLSEIAQGRVTVRPGVDLGTVSYRYTIRSETTRSTADGLIVVQTSERVGAQAPSISDTVLNVRDRAELAAGGVDVVTDKVRWATGDVSTLQLSLWTGSGDDYRVSGSRISGEYRPAGDTVVFRLTGVDASGDRVSSYGLLIIPPLDELRLTLRPGAPPITVDENAQEEVAVGDLVDAGAGDRVELRRGDFAVGRPQAACEAISADRLRYTAGREAPWSDTCLMQVRLVGQRAWTTLPVAVVIVPREPSVQASPLTRTVDPGARAEIALADMVAWQGGREGELSRLRFEVSGATSLFTVVRNGATLEVEARADAVPGSQEALSVSITGAGESRAPLTLRVGQAPRDLPRGGTVALQCTVGGACETQLVGVAGEHDPFAGKSGGGLRLAAVNGAGCAYGDFTRVGESGVSVSWPGGPEVGGTCRVGFTVIDAQGRTGDGTIEFDAQGIPSRPSIQQTGYTSDSASFTVTLGGRQAHPEVSGVSLAGGGSTSCTAAGAAVFQCVASGLANGEKHQFTAQAVNSVGSSAASTAVTAWAYEAPEAPTVTVVPLKDESNTDKKTGGVRVTVTGSDDTSQFAIAYGSNDGGTIDGPSGSREYRGVPVGSVTFTATPTTRFEVPEIGGGSATGASGSGTATVIGAPKLSNVALVSTGESSARAIANSPLAHGTENVTVRYGIGRPFESLDCSDASNSTGDFTGVNGWSRRYKSVACATSDYGRSGPVVSDPVRIGDPPKAPLGARQYTVATVPTQDAGLTTASYLESPPALTPNGSGTVQYRLGSTTFTDPGEFVLNGAEIPAAAVRQCVDTGDPDTCSEWEGLSPATAPTRVSASVVAGACYDSASAPADLRTFFTISGAAAASASIALVAPPAPDATTVQMRMTWGGDFSSLQPAVFTVCNTPAPPPDASEP